A window of the Cannabis sativa cultivar Pink pepper isolate KNU-18-1 chromosome X, ASM2916894v1, whole genome shotgun sequence genome harbors these coding sequences:
- the LOC115717464 gene encoding uncharacterized protein LOC115717464, which yields MLERMGFDGRWINLVMFCVSSVSFYIAHGGQEMGPIVASRGIRQGDPLSPYLFILCAEGFSCFLRSYEHSGLLTGCKIARHAPNISHMLFADDSYIYCKATEEEAYNIKELLHTFELASGQKINFSKSSVFYSCNTAVGLRDTICDLLGIFEADENGSYLGLPYSIVDTCKELERLMAKFWWSTGSTQTKGTSWMSWNRMCRHKHAGGLGFRDLRDFNLALLGKQGWRLLTHDSSLVGRVFKAKYYSTTTILKAELGDNPSFVWRSKVEAKELLVSCVCRSVGSGESVSILNDPWLPDENPFVLSNHPALIN from the exons ATGTTAGAGAGGATGGGATTCGATGGCAGATGGATTAATTTAGTGATGTTTTGTGTTAGTTCCGTGTCATTCTACATTGCTCATGGAGGCCAAGAAATGGGCCCTATTGTTGCTTCTCGTGGGATCAGACAAGGAGATCCATTATCTCCTTATCTGTTTATTCTTTGTGCGGAGGGGTTCTCGTGCTTTTTACGCAGTTATGAGCATAGTGGACTACTTACGGGGTGTAAGATTGCTCGCCATGCTCCAAATATTTCTCACATGTTGTTCGCGGATGATAGTTATATATATTGCAAAGCAACGGAGGAGGAAGCATATAACATCAAGGAGCTGCTACATACTTTTGAATTGGCATCTGGACAAAagataaatttctcaaaatcatCTGTTTTTTACAGCTGCAACACTGCTGTTGGTCTTCGTGATACAATCTGTGACTTGTTGGGGATCTTTGAAGCAGATGAAAATGGTTCTTACTTGGGCCTTCCATATTCgattg TTGATACTTGCAAAGAGCTTGAAAGACTAATGGCCAAGTTTTGGTGGAGTACGGGTTCAACTCAAACTAAAGGTACAAGCTGGATGAGTTGGAATCGTATGTGTCGTCACAAACATGCAGGGGGTTTGGGATTCCGGGACCTACGAGATTTTAATTTGGCTCTTCTTGGGAAGCAGGGTTGGAGACTGTTAACTCATGACTCTTCTCTTGTGGGGCGTGTGTTTAAAGCCAAATATTACTCTACAACAACAATTCTGAAAGCTGAGTTGGGTGATAACCCAAGTTTTGTGTGGCGTAGTAAAGTTGAAGCGAAGGAATTGCTGGTTTCTTGTGTTTGTCGATCGGTTGGATCAGGGGAATCCGTCTCTATTCTAAATGATCCATGGCTCCCTGATGAAAATCCATTTGTTCTCTCCAATCATCCTGCTTTAATTAACTAA
- the LOC115704498 gene encoding pentatricopeptide repeat-containing protein At2g21090 has protein sequence MRSFSSPATFDQTTTLRTNLKKRYPGTKLPCVVQNLINEFSRGNISQLISSLDLLVYKGIRLPSKTLALLLQQCGNSRSLREGKWVHLHLKVTGLRRPGTLLENHLINMYFKCGSDVDARKVFDKMAVRNLYSWNNMLSGYVKMKKLKVARRMFDQMPEKDFVSWNTMVIAYAQNELFHEALDLYRELRRSSIGYNEFSFAGVLTVCVKLKELELTRQIHGQILVAGFLTNVVLSSSVVDAYTKCGEMGDARRYFDEMPIRDVLVWTTLVSGYAKWGHMKCASELFHLMPEKNPVSWTALIAGYARNGMGYEALTLFTKMIMFGFTPDQFTFSSCLCACAGIAALKQGKQIHGYLIRTNFRPNTIVVSSLIDMYTKCGSLVTAHMVFNLMGNKQEVILWNTMISALAQHGHGKEAIQMFEDLIRSGLKLDRITFVVVLNACSHSGLVQEGLRIFNSMTADHGIIPDQEHYACLIDILGRAGRFEELMNQIDKMPCEPGYQVWNSLLGVCRLHRNLELGRKAAELLIELNPELPDAYVFLSSIYAIHGRWELVEKVRQLMNKRHVRKERAVSWIEIDNKVHAFTVSDRLHPMAKAIYSVLRELASHSLNLNTKR, from the coding sequence ATGCGCTCTTTCTCTTCCCCGGCGACTTTCGATCAAACGACAACGCTTCGTACAAATCTGAAGAAACGGTATCCCGGGACCAAGCTTCCCTGTGTGGTCCAAAACCTCATCAATGAATTCTCTCGGGGAAATATTTCTCAATTAATCTCTTCTCTTGATCTATTAGTTTACAAAGGGATTCGCTTACCTTCCAAAACTCTTGCTCTTCTTCTCCAACAATGCGGAAACAGTAGGTCGCTTAGAGAAGGAAAATGGGTTCACCTTCATTTGAAGGTTACTGGGCTGAGGCGCCCAGGAACGCTTTTGGAAAATCATTTGATTAATATGTATTTCAAATGCGGTAGTGATGTTGATGCTCGCAAGGTGTTTGATAAAATGGCTGTGAGGAATTTGTACTCGTGGAACAATATGCTTTCTGGGTATGTGAAGATGAAGAAGTTGAAGGTTGCCCGTAGGATGTTTGATCAAATGCCCGAGAAGGACTTTGTCTCATGGAATACAATGGTGATTGCATATGCTCAGAATGAATTGTTTCATGAGGCTTTAGATCTTTACAGAGAGTTGCGGAGATCATCAATTGGCTATAACGAATTCAGTTTTGCAGGTGTTTTAACTGTGTGTGTTAAGTTAAAGGAATTAGAACTTACTAGGCAGATTCATGGACAGATTTTGGTAGCGGGGTTTTTAACAAATGTGGTGCTTTCGAGTTCAGTTGTTGATGCGTATACAAAGTGTGGTGAGATGGGAGATGCAAGAAGATATTTTGATGAAATGCCGATAAGGGATGTCCTTGTTTGGACCACTTTGGTTTCTGGATATGCCAAATGGGGACATATGAAATGTGCTAGTGAATTGTTTCATCTGATGCCTGAGAAGAATCCTGTCTCTTGGACCGCATTGATTGCTGGCTATGCTAGAAATGGTATGGGGTATGAAGCACTAACGTTGTTCACAAAAATGATAATGTTTGGGTTTACACCTGATCAGTTTACCTTCAGTAGCTGTCTTTGCGCTTGCGCTGGCATAGCTGCACTTAAGCAAGGAAAGCAAATACATGGCTACTTGATACGTACGAATTTCAGACCCAACACAATAGTTGTTAGCTCTCTCATTGACATGTACACAAAATGCGGGAGTTTGGTAACTGCACACATGGTTTTTAACCTCATGGGAAATAAGCAAGAGGTCATATTATGGAACACAATGATCTCTGCCTTAGCACAACACGGTCATGGTAAAGAGGCAATACAGATGTTTGAAGACTTAATCAGATCAGGATTGAAGCTAGACAGGATCACATTTGTTGTGGTTCTCAATGCTTGTAGTCATTCAGGTCTAGTGCAGGAAGGACTTAGAATTTTCAATTCCATGACAGCAGATCATGGCATTATTCCCGATCAAGAACATTATGCTTGCTTAATCGATATCTTGGGTCGTGCTGGACGTTTTGAAGAATTGATGAACCAGATTGACAAGATGCCATGTGAGCCAGGTTATCAAGTTTGGAATTCTTTACTTGGTGTATGTAGACTTCACAGAAACTTGGAGCTGGGGAGGAAAGCTGCCGAACTCCTTATCGAATTAAACCCAGAACTCCCTGATGCGTATGTGTTTCTTTCCAGCATATATGCCATACATGGGAGATGGGAACTGGTAGAGAAAGTGAGGCAGCTTATGAACAAAAGACATGTGAGAAAAGAACGAGCTGTTAGTTGGATAGAAATTGATAATAAAGTCCATGCATTTACTGTATCAGATAGGTTGCATCCAATGGCAAAAGCCATATACTCAGTTTTGAGAGAGTTAGCTAGCCATTCTTTAAACCTTAACACCAAGAGGTAA